A genome region from Sphingobium sp. WTD-1 includes the following:
- a CDS encoding NAD-dependent deacylase: protein MPIDIENIVILTGAGISAESGLATFRGPDGMWEGHRVEDVCTPQALARNPALVHRFYDERRAKLAEVAPNPAHEALAALDRAWSGDLLIVTQNVDDLHERAGASRLLHMHGELKSALCAACGKAVAWADPLPPGSACTGCGAPSLRPDIVFFGEMPYDMERIEEALAQADLFVSIGTSGAVYPAAGFVQMARHYGARTLELNLDPSAGSSYFEESRLGPASELVPELVHDLLG, encoded by the coding sequence ATGCCGATCGACATCGAAAACATCGTCATCCTCACCGGCGCGGGCATTTCGGCCGAGAGCGGGCTTGCCACCTTTCGCGGGCCGGATGGCATGTGGGAGGGGCATCGGGTGGAGGATGTCTGCACGCCACAGGCGCTGGCGCGTAATCCGGCCTTGGTGCATCGCTTCTATGACGAGCGGCGCGCGAAGCTGGCGGAGGTGGCGCCCAATCCCGCGCATGAGGCATTGGCCGCGCTCGATCGCGCCTGGTCGGGCGATCTGCTGATCGTCACCCAGAATGTCGATGACCTGCATGAGCGGGCAGGGGCGAGCCGGCTGCTCCACATGCATGGGGAATTGAAGTCTGCCCTTTGTGCCGCCTGCGGCAAGGCGGTGGCCTGGGCCGATCCGCTGCCGCCCGGCAGCGCCTGTACGGGCTGTGGAGCGCCCAGCCTGCGGCCCGACATCGTCTTCTTCGGCGAAATGCCCTATGATATGGAGCGGATCGAGGAAGCGCTGGCGCAGGCCGATCTGTTCGTGTCGATCGGCACGTCGGGCGCGGTCTATCCGGCCGCCGGTTTCGTCCAGATGGCGCGCCATTATGGCGCCCGCACGCTGGAGCTCAATCTCGATCCGTCGGCGGGCAGCAGCTATTTCGAGGAAAGCCGGCTTGGCCCGGCAAGCGAACTGGTGCCCGAACTGGTCCACGACCTGCTCGGCTGA